Proteins found in one Megalobrama amblycephala isolate DHTTF-2021 linkage group LG5, ASM1881202v1, whole genome shotgun sequence genomic segment:
- the clmna gene encoding calmin: MAGHEWDDWFEREELIGQISDIRVQNLQVEREVVQKRTFTRWMNLHLEKCNPRMEVRDLFRDIQDGKILMALLEELSGCKLLHGFKPSSHRIFRLNNIAKVLTFLEERNVKLVSIDAADIADGNPSIVLGLIWNIILFFQIKELTGNIKSQFPSSSSLSSIPTSSDSDTSHSSTPSDERKPTIAQRGHGKAIKTLLQWVQRRTRKYGVAVQDFGKSWTSGLAFLAVIKSIDPSLVDMRRALLRTPRENIEEAFRTAHYSLGIPRLLEPEDVMLNPPDDQSIMTYVSQFLEHFPGIEEDETSDILERNKASARMKEPPVRNGVQRKRESYMVKRDLVQPPPKIFISSVSEDREQITSPVLSRTPEDRPWTSEGSSVGSSPSPANDKPLYHPLDLNKDVSTTSSPQPSFSDSAVNSPDSWSEVLSETTNSHQINEDPIIESSMAGNVEVTSDLGSPFSPESMPENHLERELFIDEGNYSLGSMDSLHAKSTAPSEEDDAYKCILDLKEEKSANHSPSDNIRNESDAGCFEQTETNPLEHQEPVKSTSDDPLESDSGYFQDKEAMPAQMPAQPEDEGPLTSTVDEEVSGNLESESFQDNVESSNTEAMQRNALELTDGPEEKPFMTEYDSEPECPVLQFERVSISGSEEDIKLCTDLTEEPTEEPGKNDLENGHSETNKDSSDLHDGEQVDVLEIEVKDVLFDNLEEPISDQKQTEVEVLDEDPVCYMCGGPVAKSSAESSEQGDDCLSHLNSTERDCNSDSRHFSESEAGGNFEDNPREQSNELNGTVSDLENEPRESKGIHEDLLIIGKCNMESGSDGITRPEFSHNTNGESQAQVSDNTEPGGAKDNRPVSVVDSHYGVLKSVTEAFVEPLSDATNHDGENDSTSTQRQHPEVSSFESPIESETTCKNSEPIIGVRGYVERRPTELRLSLSMTPLQPAPPKRSLTESDTDTEDTSEDHSKGFKSRKNRAGSLHLQEQSPFDRHPGEWGAVEPDSPAEHCELVKTDEDLTSAGARENTGALREGVVTDTSQPLTTIHSRRVVDTSESKGQNGNSLDCSKVDSTIINKSLESKTAVSPESTYDTTLSDLVYILLAAWLFVYCLLVLPQIDSRTLPKLLFNLDE, encoded by the exons TTGAGAGGGAGGTGGTGCAGAAAAGGACATTCACCAGATGGATGAATCTACATCTAGAGAAG TGCAACCCTCGTATGGAGGTACGGGATCTGTTTCGTGATATCCAAGACGGGAAGATTCTAATGGCTCTACTTGAAGAACTCTCAGGATGCAAACTG CTGCATGGGTTTAAGCCATCCTCACATCGTATTTTTAGGCTCAATAACATCGCCAAGGTATTGACATTTCTGGAAGAAAGAAAC GTTAAATTAGTCAGCATCGACGCAGCGGATATCGCAGATGGCAATCCATCCATAGTGCTTGGGCTTATCTGGAATATCATACTGTTTTTCCAG ATCAAGGAACTCACAGGGAACATTAAGAGCCAATTCCCCTCCTCCTCCAGCCTGTCCTCCATACCCACGAGCTCTGATTCAGACACTTCCCACTCCAGCACACCCTCAGATGAGAGAAAGCCCACCATTGCTCAAAGAGGTCATGGGAAGGCAATCAAGACCCTCTTGCAGTGGGTCCAAAGACGCACTAGAAA ATATGGAGTTGCTGTACAGGACTTTGGAAAGAGCTGGACAAGTGGTCTGGCTTTCCTTGCTGTGATAAAGTCCATTGACCCCAGTCTGGTGGATATGAGGAGGGCTCTGCTCCGAACGCCCAGAGAGAACATTGAGGAAGCGTTTAGAACAGCACACTACAGTCTTGGCATCCCAAGACTCCTAGAACCTGAGG ATGTGATGTTGAATCCCCCTGATGATCAGTCCATAATGACCTATGTGTCCCAGTTTTTAGAGCACTTTCCTGGAATTGAGGAG gatgaAACGTCAGATATTCTGGAAAGAAATAAAGCCAGTGCTCGTATGAAAGAACCTCCTGTTCGGAATGGAGTTCAGAGAAAACGGGAGTCTTACATGGTCAAGAGAGACTTGGTTCAGCCACCACCCAAGATCTTCATCTCCTCAGTGTCTGAAGATCGTGAGCAGATCACCTCTCCAGTCCTATCACGGACCCCTGAGGACAGACCATGGACCAGTGAAGGGTCATCAGTGGGTTCAAGTCCTAGTCCTGCAAATGACAAGCCCCTTTATCACCCTTTGGACTTAAACAAAGACGTGTCCACCACAAGCTCTCCACAACCTTCGTTCTCGGATTCTGCTGTCAACTCGCCTGACTCGTGGAGCGAAGTACTTAGCGAGACTACTAACTCTCACCAGATCAATGAGGATCCTATAATTGAGAGCAGTATGGCTGGTAATGTTGAAGTGACCTCAGATTTAGGGTCACCATTTTCTCCAGAGAGCATGCCAGAGAATCATTTGGAACGTGAGCTTTTCATTGATGAGGGCAACTATTCCCTCGGCTCCATGGATAGTTTACATGCCAAATCCACTGCGCCATCTGAGGAGGATGATGCTTACAAATGCATCTTagatctgaaagaagaaaaatcTGCTAATCATTCGCCCAGTGACAACATAAGGAATGAATCAGATGCAGGATGTTTCGAACAAACTGAAACCAATCCTTTGGAACACCAGGAACCAGTCAAGTCAACTTCTGATGATCCTTTGGAAAGTGACTCAGGATACTTTCAGGATAAGGAAGCCATGCCAGCTCAAATGCCAGCTCAACCTGAGGATGAGGGTCCACTAACTTCCACCGTTGATGAAGAAGTGAGTggaaatctggaatctgaatcTTTTCAGGACAATGTAGAATCTTCCAATACAGAAGCAATGCAGAGGAACGCTCTGGAATTAACAGATGGACCTGAGGAGAAGCCTTTTATGACTGAGTATGACAGTGAGCCCGAATGTCCAGTTTTGCAGTTTGAGAGGGTTTCTATATCAGGAAGTGAGGAGGATATTAAACTGTGTACTGATCTGACTGAAGAACCGACAGAGGAACCAGGCAAAAATGATCTTGAAAATGGTCATTCTGAAACCAACAAGGATAGCAGTGACCTCCATGATGGGGAACAAGTAGATGTTTTGGAAATTGAGGTGAAGGATGTGTTATTCGACAACCTGGAAGAACCTATCTCAGACCAGAAACAAACAGAAGTCGAGGTTCTTGATGAAGATCCGGTTTGTTATATGTGTGGAGGTCCAGTCGCGAAGAGCTCGGCTGAATCAAGCGAACAGGGTGACGATTGTCTGTCCCATTTAAACTCAACTGAGAGGGACTGTAATTCAGACTCAAGACATTTCAGTGAATCAGAAGCAGGTGGAAACTTTGAGGACAATCCAAGGGAACAGAGCAATGAATTAAATGGAACTGTAAGTGATCTCGAGAATGAGCCAAGAGAAAGTAAAGGTATTCATGAAGATCTGCTTATTATAGGTAAGTGCAACATGGAAAGTGGGTCAGACGGCATAACGAGGCCCGAGTTTTCCCACAATACAAATGGTGAAAGCCAAGCTCAGGTTTCAGACAATACGGAGCCTGGAGGGGCCAAGGATAACAGGCCTGTATCAGTAGTGGACTCTCACTATGGTGTTCTGAAATCTGTCACTGAAGCCTTTGTGGAGCCTCTTTCTGACGCCACCAACCACGATGGAGAAAACGACTCTACATCAACCCAGCGACAGCATCCAGAAGTTTCCAGCTTTGAGTCACCAATTGAATCTGAAACCACCTGTAAGAATTCAGAGCCCATTATTGGTGTCCGTGGGTACGTTGAAAGACGCCCTACGGAGCTACGTCTGTCTCTCAGCATGACTCCGCTTCAGCCGGCCCCACCTAAACGTTCACTTACTGAATCGGATACGGACACCGAAGACACTTCCGAGGACCACAGCAAGGGATTTAAGTCGAGAAAG AATAGAGCGGGATCTCTGCACCTCCAGGAGCAAAGCCCGTTTGACAGGCACCCAGGAGAATGGGGTGCTGTGGAGCCTGATTCACCAGCTGAGCATTGTGAGCTCGTTAAGACGGATGAGGACCTGACCAGTGCCGGTGCCAGAGAAAACACTGGGGCTCTGAG GGAAGGAGTGGTGACGGATACAAGCCAACCTTTGACTACTATACACTCGAGAAGGGTCGTTGACACCAGTGAATCAAAG gGACAAAATGGGAATTCCTTAGATTGCAGCAAAGTGGACAGTACCATCATAAATAAAAG CTTAGAGAGCAAGACTGCTGTGAGTCCAGAAAGCACATATGACACAACCCTGTCCGACCTTGTCTACATCCTCTTGGCTGCTTGGCTCTTCGTGTACTGCCTTCTTGTCCTGCCTCAGATTGACTCAAGGACGCTTCCTAAACTCCTCTTCAACTTAGATGAATGA